One genomic window of Arachis hypogaea cultivar Tifrunner chromosome 8, arahy.Tifrunner.gnm2.J5K5, whole genome shotgun sequence includes the following:
- the LOC112706836 gene encoding protein SOSEKI 3 isoform X2, whose protein sequence is MSGGGGVVLNVGMMEARMKKYRQVSPERAKVWTEKSPKYHQNRKVPVIYYLCRNRQLEHPHFMEVPLTSPEGLYLRDVIDRLNALRGRGMASLYSWSCKRSYKNGFVWHDLCQDDLILPAHGNEYVLKGSELFDESNSDRFSPINNVKIQSLKQLPEPVSCRSHDGASTSSSLNGKEARNSQDDDELSTGQRSGSSDVSPESRAGKSDSTNLSLPEYKIYKSEKLSDASTQTEEPKSITKTQKTCTRGVSTEDASMESECHEIHQDEVPHVTENSEICRETISPPPSTSSPTSSGGKIETLESLIRADLSKMNRFRIMDEEGRMPTNTRLKASNLLMQLISCGSISVKNHSLGLIPSYKAKFSNGKFPSPLFSTSVVLGEFDCLAENPKVMGLRLEDKEYFSGSIVDSKLSNEQGDGPNVLKRSSSYNAERSSEELKSQGIEESSSGHSKCILQSVKASLTKQPRSESMRYTVSDGPRKSMDRVDGSGVSPVPSYGSSKRITEPSSAKKQSKMIESFEEEKVIKIEESLLQELGL, encoded by the exons ATGAGTGGGGGTGGTGGGGTTGTGTTGAACGTGGGAATGATGGAAGCAAGGATGAAGAAATACCGACAAGTGAGTCCTGAAAGGGCCAAAGTGTGGACAGAGAAGTCACCAAAGTATCACCAGAATAGGAAGGTTCCTGTCATTTACTATCTTTGCAGGAACAGGCAGCTAGAACACCCTCATTTCATGGAGGTTCCTCTTACATCCCCTGAAGGCCTATACTTGAGAG ATGTGATTGATAGACTCAATGCATTGAGAGGTAGAGGCATGGCTTCCTTGTATTCATGGTCTTGTAAGAG AAGCTACAAGAATGGTTTTGTGTGGCATGATCTCTGTCAGGATGATCTAATTCTACCTGCCCATGGGAATGAGTATGTCCTCAAAGGTTCTGAACTCTTTGATGAATCAAATTCAG ATCGATTTAGCCCAATTAACAATGTCAAAATACAAAGCCTGAAGCAGTTACCAGAGCCAGTCTCTTGCAGGAGCCATGATGGAGCTTCCACTTCTTCTAGCCTGAATGGGAAAGAAGCAAGAAACTCTCAAGATGATGATGAGCTTTCCACAGGACAACGCAGCGGTTCCTCTGATGTTTCTCCAGAGTCTAGAGCTGGAAAAAGTGATTCTACTAACTTGTCATTGCCAGAGTACAAAATCTACAAGAGTGAAAAATTGTCAGATGCTTCAACTCAGACAGAAGAACCTAAGAGTATAACCAAAACACAGAAAACTTGTACCAGGGGCGTATCAACAGAAGATGCATCAATGGAATCTGAATGCCATGAGATACATCAAGATGAAGTGCCACATGTGACTGAAAATTCAGAAATCTGTAGGGAAACCATTTCTCCTCCTCCTTCGACTTCTAGTCCCACATCTTCTGGAGGGAAGATTGAAACTTTGGAATCCTTGATTAGAGCTGATTTGAGTAAAATGAACAGATTTAGGATCATGGATGAGGAGGGACGAATGCCAACCAACACAAGGCTGAAAGCCTCAAATCTGCTGATGCAACTGATCTCGTGTGGATCAATATCGGTGAAAAACCACAGTCTTGGCCTTATTCCTTCCTATAAGGCCAAGTTTTCCAATGGAAAATTCCCTTCCCCATTGTTCTCGACTTCTGTCGTGTTAGGGGAATTCGATTGCCTAGCTGAGAATCCAAAGGTTATGGGTCTAAGATTGGAAGACAAAGAGTACTTTAGTGGGAGCATAGTTGATTCTAAATTATCAAATGAACAAGGAGATGGACCTAATGTTCTGAAACGCTCTTCTTCCTACAATGCTGAGAG GTCAAGTGAAGAGCTGAAATCACAAGGCATAGAGGAATCATCCTCAGGACATTCCAAATGCATTTTGCAGTCGGTTAAGGCTTCATTGACCAAGCAGCCACGAAGCGAATCCATGAGATACACAGTTTCTGATGGACCAAGAAAATCCATGGATAGAGTTGATGGCTCAGGCGTATCCCCAGTACCATCCTATGGTAGcagcaaaagaatcactgaaccTTCATCAGCAAAAAAGCAATCAAAGATGATAGAGTCTTTTGAGGAGGAGAAGGTGATCAAAATTGAAGAAA GCTTGCTTCAGGAGCTCGGGTTATAA
- the LOC112708381 gene encoding transcription factor FER-LIKE IRON DEFICIENCY-INDUCED TRANSCRIPTION FACTOR, with the protein MDAHQETLIFNNDYEVHDFTEDPNFDQLINLIRGDNNNEDDAAVFFNYGSDIIINDCFLDDNQNQNHLLLPYDEIHQSHNNNSSNEVMMNNVCGDDPSPTNLISSFSCFDEGVVNRENEGEYSSATTTATDEANLSGKPRLKADRSKTLISERRRRSRMKEKLYALRSLVPNITKMDKASIIGDALSYVHELQAQAKKLKAEVAGLEASLFVSENYKASFDDNYIKTFQVTHNSHPINKKIVQIEMVQVEERGYYVKIVCNKGGGVAASLYRALESLVGFSVRNSNFETVCDTILLTFTLNVKGFEPEVNLPNLKLWVTGALLNQGFEFMANFHY; encoded by the exons ATGGATGCTCACCAAGAAACACTGATATTCAACAATGATTATGAGGTGCATGATTTCACTGAGGACCCCAACTTTGATCAGCTCATCAATTTAATTAGAGGGGATAATAATAATGAAGATGATGCTGCTGTGTTCTTTAACTATGGTTCAGACATTATCATCAATGATTGCTTCCTTGATgataatcagaatcagaatcatttACTTCTTCCATATGATGAGATTCATCAGAGCCATAACAACAATAGTAGCAAtgaagtgatgatgaataatgtgTGTGGTGATGATCCTAGCCCTACTAATCTTATTAGCTCCTTCTCTTGCTTTGATGAAGGGGTGGTTAATAGAGAAAATGAAGGAGAGTATTCTTCTGCAACCACAACTGCAACTGATGAGGCTAATCTTAGTGGTAAACCAAGGCTGAAAGCTGATAGGTCCAAGACTCTCATCTctgagaggaggaggagaagcagAATGAAGGAGAAGCTTTATGCACTCCGCTCTTTGGTCCCTAACATAACAAAG ATGGATAAGGCATCGATCATTGGAGATGCATTATCGTACGTGCATgagcttcaagcacaagctaaGAAGCTAAAGGCAGAGGTTGCAGGACTTGAAGCATCTCTGTTTGTGTCAGAAAATTACAAAGCATCCTTTGATGACAATTACATAAAAACTTTTCAAGTCACACACAATAGCCACCCGATCAACAAGAAGATAGTGCAg ATAGAGATGGTTCAAGTGGAAGAAAGAGGGTATTATGTGAAGATAGTGtgcaacaaaggaggaggagttgCTGCATCACTCTACAGGGCTCTCGAGTCTCTTGTGGGTTTCAGTGTTCGGAATTCAAACTTTGAAACTGTTTGTGACACTATACTACTTACATTTACATTGAAT GTTAAAGGCTTTGAACCAGAAGTTAACCTGCCAAACTTGAAGCTATGGGTGACAGGCGCTCTTCTCAACCAAGGCTTTGAATTCATGGCAAATTTTCATTATTGA
- the LOC112706836 gene encoding protein SOSEKI 3 isoform X1, with amino-acid sequence MSGGGGVVLNVGMMEARMKKYRQVSPERAKVWTEKSPKYHQNRKVPVIYYLCRNRQLEHPHFMEVPLTSPEGLYLRDVIDRLNALRGRGMASLYSWSCKRSYKNGFVWHDLCQDDLILPAHGNEYVLKGSELFDESNSDRFSPINNVKIQSLKQLPEPVSCRSHDGASTSSSLNGKEARNSQDDDELSTGQRSGSSDVSPESRAGKSDSTNLSLPEYKIYKSEKLSDASTQTEEPKSITKTQKTCTRGVSTEDASMESECHEIHQDEVPHVTENSEICRETISPPPSTSSPTSSGGKIETLESLIRADLSKMNRFRIMDEEGRMPTNTRLKASNLLMQLISCGSISVKNHSLGLIPSYKAKFSNGKFPSPLFSTSVVLGEFDCLAENPKVMGLRLEDKEYFSGSIVDSKLSNEQGDGPNVLKRSSSYNAERSSEELKSQGIEESSSGHSKCILQSVKASLTKQPRSESMRYTVSDGPRKSMDRVDGSGVSPVPSYGSSKRITEPSSAKKQSKMIESFEEEKVIKIEERLASGARVIIESKPSRHTASSS; translated from the exons ATGAGTGGGGGTGGTGGGGTTGTGTTGAACGTGGGAATGATGGAAGCAAGGATGAAGAAATACCGACAAGTGAGTCCTGAAAGGGCCAAAGTGTGGACAGAGAAGTCACCAAAGTATCACCAGAATAGGAAGGTTCCTGTCATTTACTATCTTTGCAGGAACAGGCAGCTAGAACACCCTCATTTCATGGAGGTTCCTCTTACATCCCCTGAAGGCCTATACTTGAGAG ATGTGATTGATAGACTCAATGCATTGAGAGGTAGAGGCATGGCTTCCTTGTATTCATGGTCTTGTAAGAG AAGCTACAAGAATGGTTTTGTGTGGCATGATCTCTGTCAGGATGATCTAATTCTACCTGCCCATGGGAATGAGTATGTCCTCAAAGGTTCTGAACTCTTTGATGAATCAAATTCAG ATCGATTTAGCCCAATTAACAATGTCAAAATACAAAGCCTGAAGCAGTTACCAGAGCCAGTCTCTTGCAGGAGCCATGATGGAGCTTCCACTTCTTCTAGCCTGAATGGGAAAGAAGCAAGAAACTCTCAAGATGATGATGAGCTTTCCACAGGACAACGCAGCGGTTCCTCTGATGTTTCTCCAGAGTCTAGAGCTGGAAAAAGTGATTCTACTAACTTGTCATTGCCAGAGTACAAAATCTACAAGAGTGAAAAATTGTCAGATGCTTCAACTCAGACAGAAGAACCTAAGAGTATAACCAAAACACAGAAAACTTGTACCAGGGGCGTATCAACAGAAGATGCATCAATGGAATCTGAATGCCATGAGATACATCAAGATGAAGTGCCACATGTGACTGAAAATTCAGAAATCTGTAGGGAAACCATTTCTCCTCCTCCTTCGACTTCTAGTCCCACATCTTCTGGAGGGAAGATTGAAACTTTGGAATCCTTGATTAGAGCTGATTTGAGTAAAATGAACAGATTTAGGATCATGGATGAGGAGGGACGAATGCCAACCAACACAAGGCTGAAAGCCTCAAATCTGCTGATGCAACTGATCTCGTGTGGATCAATATCGGTGAAAAACCACAGTCTTGGCCTTATTCCTTCCTATAAGGCCAAGTTTTCCAATGGAAAATTCCCTTCCCCATTGTTCTCGACTTCTGTCGTGTTAGGGGAATTCGATTGCCTAGCTGAGAATCCAAAGGTTATGGGTCTAAGATTGGAAGACAAAGAGTACTTTAGTGGGAGCATAGTTGATTCTAAATTATCAAATGAACAAGGAGATGGACCTAATGTTCTGAAACGCTCTTCTTCCTACAATGCTGAGAG GTCAAGTGAAGAGCTGAAATCACAAGGCATAGAGGAATCATCCTCAGGACATTCCAAATGCATTTTGCAGTCGGTTAAGGCTTCATTGACCAAGCAGCCACGAAGCGAATCCATGAGATACACAGTTTCTGATGGACCAAGAAAATCCATGGATAGAGTTGATGGCTCAGGCGTATCCCCAGTACCATCCTATGGTAGcagcaaaagaatcactgaaccTTCATCAGCAAAAAAGCAATCAAAGATGATAGAGTCTTTTGAGGAGGAGAAGGTGATCAAAATTGAAGAA AGGCTTGCTTCAGGAGCTCGGGTTATAATCGAATCTAAACCATCTCGCCACACAGCATCTAGCTCTTAA